The Chloroflexota bacterium genome has a window encoding:
- a CDS encoding hydroxymethylglutaryl-CoA lyase: MDSSAADRRVRIYEVGPRDGLQNEATPIPTATKVRFIEQLARAGLREIEATSFVSPLAIPQLADAEALIAALPPLPGFRLPVLIPNERGMARAEAAGARAVAVFTAATDAFTTRNIGMTIAESIDAARPVLRRAAELGWWRRAYVSTAFGCPYSGRVEPARAVDVATRMLGLGVDEVCFGDTIGIAVPDQVAELSGLAVAAGIPLERIAHHFHDTRGTALANVSAGLAAGVRCFDASTGGTGGCPYAPGAAGNLATEDLVYFLDASGWEHEASLAGVLDAARFIADALGRPLASKVGQAGGWDAATGAATFRA, encoded by the coding sequence ATGGACTCGTCCGCCGCGGACCGCCGCGTCCGGATCTACGAGGTCGGACCCCGCGATGGCCTCCAGAACGAGGCGACGCCGATCCCGACCGCGACGAAGGTCCGCTTCATCGAGCAGCTCGCCCGCGCGGGCCTCCGTGAGATCGAGGCGACAAGCTTCGTCTCGCCCCTGGCGATCCCCCAGCTCGCCGACGCCGAGGCGCTGATCGCGGCCCTGCCCCCGCTGCCCGGCTTTCGCCTTCCCGTCCTCATCCCCAACGAGCGCGGGATGGCGCGGGCAGAGGCCGCCGGCGCACGGGCCGTCGCCGTCTTCACTGCCGCGACAGACGCGTTCACAACGCGGAACATCGGGATGACGATCGCCGAGTCGATCGACGCGGCGCGACCCGTCCTTCGACGCGCGGCCGAGCTCGGATGGTGGCGTCGGGCCTACGTGTCCACCGCGTTCGGCTGTCCGTACAGCGGTCGCGTCGAGCCGGCCCGCGCCGTGGACGTCGCCACTCGCATGCTCGGGCTCGGCGTCGACGAGGTCTGCTTCGGCGACACCATCGGCATCGCCGTCCCCGACCAGGTCGCCGAGCTGAGCGGCCTCGCGGTCGCGGCCGGGATCCCGCTCGAACGGATCGCCCACCACTTCCACGACACGCGCGGAACGGCCCTCGCGAACGTGTCGGCCGGGCTGGCCGCCGGCGTCCGCTGCTTCGACGCGTCGACCGGGGGGACTGGCGGCTGCCCGTACGCGCCGGGTGCGGCGGGCAACCTCGCGACGGAGGACCTCGTGTACTTCCTCGACGCCTCCGGCTGGGAGCACGAGGCTTCCCTCGCCGGCGTGCTCGACGCCGCCCGTTTCATCGCCGACGCGCTCGGCCGGCCGCTCGCCTCGAAAGTCGGCCAGGCCGGGGGCTGGGATGCCGCGACCGGCGCGGCGACGTTCCGCGCCTGA
- a CDS encoding GNAT family N-acetyltransferase, producing the protein MSHPHTRVESPFAATVTEGRVIQVNISPGGVPKRAVSEARVGPLGLVGDRHRADTVHGGPHRAVCLFGIEAIERVAGEGNPIEPGSVGENLTTEGIDWSLLPPGLRIAVGDEVLLELSAPANPCDTIVDAFHDRRSGRISILRHPADSRMYARVLVEGTVRTGDRIVVLPPADGTLAGTHRLLDLLDAVERHAYLALWGALAATGRPVHVLDQGELAAAACPAIASSAFNRALGHRQLPNLVDRLLDVYRRAGAPGWIVAAPDAAPWPGAEPGASDGGSAILHATLDGLDGGGLDGGGLDRFAADRAAADQLATAQAFDPGIAVRKLGPDETASWADAMVAGFGLLEPEAAAWRDLAPHLARATGEHLFIAERDGRVVGAAALFARRKVGLLAAAAVIPEARGRGVHRALIAARTRLAAQIGCDRLMATATSGGPSERNLVRAGLRPVWARHLWRFDPTARPHA; encoded by the coding sequence ATGAGCCACCCCCACACGAGGGTCGAATCGCCATTCGCCGCGACCGTCACTGAAGGCCGCGTCATCCAGGTGAACATCTCGCCCGGCGGCGTCCCGAAGCGGGCCGTGTCGGAGGCGCGGGTCGGACCGCTCGGCCTCGTCGGCGACCGCCATCGGGCGGACACTGTCCACGGCGGGCCGCATCGCGCCGTCTGCCTGTTCGGCATCGAGGCGATCGAGCGGGTCGCCGGCGAGGGCAACCCCATCGAACCGGGCTCCGTCGGCGAGAACCTCACGACCGAGGGGATCGACTGGTCGCTCCTCCCGCCCGGCCTGCGGATCGCCGTCGGCGACGAGGTCCTGCTCGAGCTGAGCGCGCCGGCCAACCCGTGCGACACGATCGTCGACGCGTTCCACGACCGGCGGTCCGGTCGGATCAGCATCCTCCGCCACCCGGCCGACAGCCGGATGTACGCCCGCGTCCTCGTCGAGGGGACCGTCCGGACCGGCGACCGGATCGTCGTGCTCCCGCCGGCGGACGGCACGCTCGCCGGGACGCACCGCCTCCTCGACCTCCTCGATGCCGTCGAGCGGCACGCCTACCTCGCCCTCTGGGGAGCGCTCGCCGCGACCGGTCGGCCGGTCCACGTCCTCGACCAGGGCGAGCTCGCGGCGGCCGCCTGTCCGGCGATCGCGTCGTCGGCGTTCAATCGGGCGCTCGGCCATCGTCAGCTCCCGAATCTCGTGGACCGCCTGCTCGACGTCTACCGCCGCGCCGGAGCGCCCGGCTGGATCGTGGCTGCGCCGGACGCCGCTCCGTGGCCCGGTGCGGAGCCGGGCGCATCGGACGGCGGTTCGGCCATCCTCCACGCGACGCTCGATGGCCTCGATGGGGGCGGCCTCGATGGGGGCGGCCTCGACCGGTTCGCCGCCGACCGGGCCGCCGCCGACCAGCTAGCGACGGCCCAGGCGTTCGACCCGGGCATCGCCGTCCGCAAGCTCGGCCCCGACGAGACCGCATCGTGGGCGGACGCGATGGTGGCCGGATTCGGCCTGCTCGAGCCGGAAGCCGCCGCCTGGCGCGATCTCGCTCCGCATCTCGCCCGGGCGACCGGCGAGCACCTGTTCATCGCCGAGCGCGACGGTCGGGTCGTTGGTGCAGCCGCGCTGTTCGCGCGCCGGAAGGTCGGCCTGCTCGCCGCCGCCGCGGTCATCCCCGAGGCGCGCGGTCGGGGTGTCCATCGCGCGCTCATCGCGGCCCGGACGCGACTCGCGGCGCAGATCGGCTGTGACCGGCTCATGGCGACCGCGACATCCGGTGGGCCGTCCGAACGCAACCTCGTCCGGGCCGGCCTGCGGCCCGTCTGGGCTCGACACCTCTGGCGATTCGACCCCACCGCTCGACCGCACGCCTGA
- a CDS encoding HD domain-containing protein, which translates to MTPAVRLALEPGMDPGIGHAIDAAIPPHVAAILEQLHATGHAAYVVGGSIRDVLLGRVPADWDIATDARPERLATIFAGARSDNPFGTVFVPTGGGPVEITTFRTDRDYADFRRPTSVEFGDRIEDDLARRDFTVNAIAWGGAPGAAPALLDPYDGRGDIGLRRLRAVGAADLRFREDALRTLRAVRLAAVLGFAVEPATLAAMRDAAPLTAHLSGERVATEIERLLAAARPSIGLRLAFETGLLPFVAPLLAAERGVAQNKFPNEDLWDHTLRTVDAAATADRSPIVRLAALLHDVGKPATAADGHFHGHDVVGAEQAADLLRRWHRPRETVERIAHLIRHHMFAYETAWSDAAVRRFIGKVGRGELDDLFALRAADNVGSGRPAEADGLGELRQRVARELAADVALDRSGLAIDGADLVRELGLAPGPEIGRILDRLVARVIADPAVNDRDRLLGIARAVPRR; encoded by the coding sequence ATGACGCCGGCCGTGAGACTCGCGCTCGAGCCGGGCATGGACCCCGGCATCGGGCACGCGATCGACGCGGCGATTCCGCCGCACGTCGCGGCGATCCTCGAGCAGCTCCACGCCACCGGCCACGCGGCGTATGTCGTCGGCGGGAGCATCCGCGACGTCCTCCTCGGACGGGTGCCGGCGGACTGGGACATCGCGACGGACGCCCGTCCCGAGCGCCTTGCGACGATCTTCGCCGGCGCGCGCTCGGACAACCCCTTCGGGACCGTGTTCGTTCCGACGGGCGGCGGGCCGGTCGAGATCACGACCTTCCGCACGGACCGCGACTACGCCGACTTCCGCCGGCCGACCAGCGTGGAGTTCGGCGACCGGATCGAGGACGATCTCGCCCGCCGCGACTTCACGGTCAACGCGATCGCCTGGGGCGGCGCACCCGGCGCCGCGCCGGCGCTCCTCGATCCGTACGACGGCCGGGGCGACATCGGGCTGCGGCGGCTTCGCGCGGTCGGCGCTGCGGACCTCCGATTCCGGGAGGATGCGCTGCGAACGCTGCGGGCGGTCCGGCTCGCCGCGGTGCTCGGATTCGCGGTGGAGCCGGCGACGCTCGCCGCCATGCGGGACGCCGCGCCGCTCACCGCCCACCTCTCCGGCGAGCGCGTCGCGACCGAGATCGAGCGACTGCTCGCCGCGGCCAGGCCGTCGATCGGCCTGCGGCTGGCCTTCGAGACGGGCCTCCTCCCGTTCGTCGCTCCGCTCCTGGCGGCGGAGCGCGGCGTCGCCCAGAACAAGTTCCCGAACGAGGACCTCTGGGATCACACTCTGCGGACCGTCGACGCGGCAGCGACCGCGGATCGGTCGCCGATCGTACGGCTGGCCGCCCTCCTTCACGACGTCGGCAAGCCGGCGACCGCCGCGGACGGGCACTTCCACGGCCACGATGTTGTCGGGGCGGAGCAGGCCGCCGACCTCCTCCGGCGCTGGCATCGGCCGCGCGAGACGGTCGAACGGATCGCCCATCTCATCCGCCACCACATGTTCGCCTATGAGACCGCCTGGAGCGACGCCGCCGTCCGGCGCTTCATCGGGAAGGTGGGCCGGGGCGAGCTCGACGATCTGTTCGCGCTCCGGGCGGCCGACAACGTGGGGAGCGGTCGGCCGGCGGAGGCCGACGGCCTTGGCGAGCTCCGGCAGCGGGTCGCGCGGGAGCTCGCGGCGGACGTCGCGCTCGACCGGTCCGGCCTCGCCATCGACGGAGCCGATCTCGTGCGCGAGCTCGGCCTCGCTCCCGGGCCGGAGATCGGCCGGATCCTCGATCGGCTCGTCGCGCGGGTCATCGCCGACCCTGCGGTCAACGACCGCGATCGACTGCTCGGCATCGCGCGGGCGGTGCCCAGGCGATGA
- a CDS encoding peroxiredoxin produces the protein MRTDELLNLPEGLPVPVDDGACAHLPGTPLPPIGLPATDGSVVRLDEPTVSRTVVFAYPRTGRPNEDPPGGMESWNAIPGARGCTPQACAYRDRYAEIVGRGVRVFGLSTQDTAYQREAVKRLHLPYPILSDERLELTRALGLPTFETSGLTLHRRHTLIIRDGRIEHVLYPVFPSDRDAEHVIAWLDAHPA, from the coding sequence ATGCGGACCGACGAGCTGCTCAACCTCCCGGAGGGACTTCCCGTCCCCGTCGACGACGGTGCGTGCGCTCACCTTCCGGGCACGCCGCTGCCGCCGATCGGACTGCCGGCGACCGACGGATCCGTGGTCCGGCTCGACGAGCCCACGGTGTCGCGGACCGTCGTCTTCGCCTATCCGCGGACCGGTCGTCCGAACGAGGATCCGCCGGGTGGGATGGAGTCCTGGAATGCGATCCCAGGGGCCCGCGGCTGCACCCCACAGGCATGCGCCTATCGCGACCGGTACGCGGAGATCGTGGGGCGGGGCGTCCGCGTCTTCGGCCTCTCCACGCAGGACACCGCCTACCAGCGGGAGGCGGTCAAGCGGCTCCATCTCCCGTATCCGATCCTCTCCGATGAGCGGCTCGAGCTCACCCGGGCGCTCGGCCTCCCGACCTTCGAGACGAGCGGGCTGACGCTCCACCGGCGCCACACGCTCATCATCCGCGACGGCCGCATCGAGCACGTCCTCTACCCGGTCTTCCCGTCCGACCGCGACGCGGAGCACGTCATCGCCTGGCTCGACGCCCACCCGGCCTGA
- a CDS encoding aminotransferase class I/II-fold pyridoxal phosphate-dependent enzyme — protein MRIADFELERYFARWEFAVRYVLCASDVEGWRMADLLALADPEARALWEGLRLGYTESTGHPALRAEIATLYETVRPDDVLVFAGAEEAIFCLANVLLGPGDHTIVAWPGYQSLHEVARAVGADVTLHELREDDGWALGVDRLLGAIRPETRAVIVNAPHNPTGSLPTHEEWRALSATCVERGIHLVADEVYRFLEFDEADRLPAGADAAPGLGISIGVMSKSFALAGLRIGWLASTDRELLARCAAFKDYTTICSSAPAEILALIALRARDVVLARSRGIVAAHLPLVDAFLERWAAAFSWVRPRGGSIGFPRLRADVSIERFAADLVEAEGVLLLPGSTFGHRGNHFRLGLGREDLPAALAGLDRFAERTLRGG, from the coding sequence ATGCGGATCGCCGACTTCGAGCTCGAGCGGTATTTCGCCCGCTGGGAGTTCGCCGTTCGATACGTCCTCTGCGCATCGGACGTCGAGGGCTGGCGGATGGCGGACCTGCTCGCCCTCGCCGATCCCGAGGCCCGGGCGTTGTGGGAGGGCCTCCGGCTGGGCTACACGGAGTCGACCGGGCATCCGGCCCTGCGGGCGGAGATCGCGACCCTCTACGAGACCGTCCGCCCGGATGACGTGCTCGTGTTCGCCGGCGCCGAGGAGGCGATCTTCTGCCTCGCCAACGTCCTCCTCGGACCGGGCGATCACACCATCGTCGCCTGGCCGGGCTACCAGAGCCTGCACGAGGTCGCGCGGGCGGTGGGGGCGGATGTCACGCTCCACGAGCTCCGCGAGGACGACGGTTGGGCGCTCGGCGTGGATCGTCTCCTCGGTGCCATCCGGCCGGAGACCCGGGCCGTCATCGTGAACGCCCCGCACAACCCCACCGGTTCGCTGCCGACGCACGAGGAGTGGCGTGCCCTGAGCGCTACGTGTGTCGAGCGCGGGATCCACCTCGTCGCCGACGAGGTCTACCGGTTCCTCGAGTTCGACGAGGCGGACCGGCTCCCCGCGGGGGCGGATGCCGCGCCCGGCCTCGGGATCTCGATCGGTGTCATGTCGAAGTCGTTCGCCCTCGCCGGGCTGCGGATCGGCTGGCTCGCGAGCACGGACCGGGAGCTCCTCGCCCGTTGCGCCGCGTTCAAGGACTACACGACGATCTGCTCGTCGGCACCGGCGGAGATCCTCGCCCTCATCGCGCTTCGGGCGCGCGACGTCGTGCTGGCCCGATCGCGAGGGATCGTCGCTGCGCACCTGCCGCTCGTGGACGCATTCCTCGAGCGATGGGCCGCGGCGTTCTCCTGGGTCCGGCCGCGTGGCGGCTCGATCGGGTTCCCGCGGTTGCGAGCGGACGTCTCCATCGAGCGATTCGCGGCGGACCTCGTCGAAGCCGAGGGGGTCCTCCTCCTGCCGGGCTCGACCTTCGGTCATCGGGGCAACCACTTCCGGCTCGGTCTCGGCCGCGAGGACCTACCGGCGGCGCTGGCCGGCCTCGATCGGTTCGCCGAACGGACGCTCCGTGGAGGTTGA
- a CDS encoding HNH endonuclease produces the protein MNGAVLVLNQNYEPLNVCNLPRAFRLLFGEKAEVIEFNHQEIRTPRQAFRAPSVIRLQHQVRRPRPRVRLTRREVFVRDRHTCQYCGRQATDLTLDHIVPRHRGGGHTWENLVAACKGCNHRKGGKTLDEAHLRLQRPPFEPRSDVYSVFVPYLEDVRNEAWRDYLFLGRN, from the coding sequence ATGAACGGCGCCGTGCTCGTGCTGAACCAGAATTACGAGCCCCTGAACGTGTGCAACCTGCCGCGCGCCTTCCGGCTCCTGTTCGGCGAGAAAGCAGAGGTCATCGAGTTCAATCATCAGGAGATCCGGACGCCCCGTCAGGCGTTCCGGGCTCCGTCCGTCATCCGCCTCCAGCACCAGGTGCGCCGCCCGCGGCCGCGCGTCCGGCTCACCCGCCGCGAGGTGTTCGTCCGCGATCGCCACACCTGCCAGTACTGCGGCCGGCAGGCGACCGACCTCACCCTCGACCACATCGTCCCCCGCCATCGAGGCGGTGGCCACACGTGGGAGAACCTCGTCGCGGCCTGCAAGGGCTGCAACCATCGGAAGGGCGGCAAGACGCTCGACGAGGCGCACCTGCGCCTGCAGCGACCGCCGTTCGAACCGCGCAGCGACGTGTACTCGGTCTTCGTCCCGTACCTCGAAGACGTCCGGAACGAGGCCTGGCGGGATTACCTCTTCCTCGGTCGGAACTGA
- a CDS encoding methylcrotonoyl-CoA carboxylase, with protein MPILRSRLDPGSDDVRANEAAMTSLVADLRTRQGAVAARGAGGDDAALARHRDRGKLLVRERIDRLIDPGSAFLELSPLAADGLYDGEAPAAGIVTGIARIEGTLCVVVANDATVKGGTYYPITVKKHLRAQEVAAEDRLPCVYLVDSGGAFLPLQADVFPDRDHFGRIFHNQARMSAAGIPQIALVMGSSTAGGAYVPAMCDETVIVAGTGTIFLGGPPLVKAATGEEVTAEELGGGDVHARRSGVADHLAVDDEHALAIGRSIVASLARRRPEPPWERRPPEPPAVTSGLFGAIPADPRRPIDVREIVARLLDGSRFHEFKALYGETLVCGFGHLEGYPVGIIANDGILFSESALKGAHFIELAAQRRIPLVFLQNISGFMVGREYEAGGIAKDGAKMVTAVACAEVPKFTILIGGSFGAGNYAMAGRAYGPRFLWSWPNARISVMGGRQAARVLATVRESSLPGGHWPTDEERDAFEAPILATYEREGSPYFATARLWDDGIVDPNDTRQVLAMGIEASLCAPIPETRFGVFRM; from the coding sequence ATGCCCATCCTGCGCAGCCGGCTCGATCCGGGGAGCGATGATGTCCGAGCGAACGAGGCGGCGATGACGTCCCTCGTCGCGGATCTGCGCACGCGGCAGGGCGCGGTCGCCGCTCGGGGTGCCGGCGGCGACGACGCCGCGCTCGCTCGCCATCGGGATCGGGGCAAGCTCCTCGTCCGGGAGCGGATCGACCGTCTCATCGACCCCGGGAGCGCGTTCCTCGAACTCAGTCCCCTCGCCGCCGACGGCCTGTACGACGGAGAGGCGCCGGCCGCCGGGATCGTCACCGGCATCGCTCGGATCGAGGGCACCCTCTGCGTCGTCGTCGCCAACGACGCCACCGTGAAGGGCGGGACGTACTACCCGATCACGGTGAAGAAGCACCTCCGCGCCCAGGAGGTGGCGGCCGAGGATCGCCTGCCGTGCGTCTACCTCGTCGACAGCGGCGGCGCCTTCCTGCCGCTCCAGGCGGACGTCTTCCCGGACCGCGATCATTTCGGTCGGATCTTCCACAACCAGGCCCGGATGTCCGCCGCGGGCATCCCGCAGATCGCCCTCGTCATGGGGAGCAGCACGGCCGGCGGCGCCTACGTCCCGGCGATGTGCGATGAGACCGTCATCGTCGCGGGCACCGGGACGATCTTCCTCGGTGGGCCGCCGCTCGTGAAGGCCGCCACGGGTGAGGAGGTCACGGCGGAGGAGCTCGGTGGCGGCGACGTCCACGCCCGGCGATCCGGCGTCGCGGATCACCTCGCGGTGGACGACGAACACGCCCTCGCGATCGGCCGCTCGATCGTCGCGAGCCTCGCCCGCCGTCGGCCAGAGCCGCCGTGGGAGCGCCGTCCGCCAGAGCCGCCGGCAGTGACGAGCGGCCTGTTTGGGGCGATCCCCGCCGATCCGCGCCGCCCGATCGACGTCCGGGAGATCGTCGCCCGACTGCTCGACGGCAGCCGCTTCCACGAGTTCAAGGCGCTCTACGGCGAGACGCTCGTGTGCGGATTCGGACACCTCGAGGGCTATCCGGTCGGCATCATCGCGAACGACGGGATCCTGTTCAGCGAGTCGGCGCTCAAGGGCGCCCATTTCATCGAGCTCGCCGCCCAGCGGCGGATCCCGCTCGTGTTCCTCCAGAACATCAGCGGCTTCATGGTCGGGCGCGAGTACGAGGCGGGCGGCATCGCCAAGGACGGCGCGAAGATGGTCACCGCGGTCGCCTGCGCCGAAGTCCCGAAGTTCACGATCCTCATCGGCGGGAGCTTCGGGGCGGGCAACTACGCGATGGCCGGTCGCGCGTACGGCCCGCGATTCCTCTGGTCCTGGCCGAACGCCCGGATCTCCGTCATGGGCGGTCGCCAGGCGGCACGCGTCCTCGCGACCGTGCGCGAGTCCTCGCTGCCTGGCGGGCACTGGCCGACCGACGAGGAGCGCGACGCCTTCGAGGCCCCGATCCTCGCGACCTACGAGCGCGAAGGTTCGCCGTATTTCGCGACGGCGCGGCTCTGGGACGACGGGATCGTCGACCCGAACGACACGCGACAGGTCCTCGCGATGGGCATCGAGGCATCCCTCTGCGCACCGATCCCGGAGACGCGCTTCGGTGTCTTCCGGATGTGA
- a CDS encoding enoyl-CoA hydratase/isomerase family protein codes for MSDRLRIERSGPNETVARVTFSRPEIHNAFDAAVIAELRTAFAGFARENRENAAGLRVVVLAGEGPSFCAGADLAWMRAAMALDREANEQDAMAMAEMFDAIDTCPAPVIARVHGAALGGGMGLCAVADLVIAESGTRFGFTETRLGMLPAVIAPFVIAKIGESHARALFPSGRRFDAVRAMRVGLVHEIVEGEAALDASVEAAVADILAAGPTAARAAKSIVREVRGLPHGSSKWHTARIIAKQRQTEEAAEGFRAFAEKRRPAWAPED; via the coding sequence GTGAGCGACCGACTGCGGATCGAGCGAAGCGGGCCGAACGAGACGGTCGCCCGGGTGACGTTCTCCCGGCCGGAGATCCACAACGCCTTCGACGCCGCCGTCATCGCCGAGCTTCGGACGGCCTTCGCCGGCTTCGCGCGCGAGAACCGCGAGAACGCCGCCGGTCTTCGCGTCGTCGTCCTCGCGGGCGAGGGACCGAGCTTCTGCGCCGGCGCGGACCTCGCGTGGATGCGGGCGGCCATGGCGCTCGATCGCGAGGCGAACGAGCAGGACGCGATGGCCATGGCCGAGATGTTCGACGCGATCGACACCTGCCCGGCGCCCGTCATCGCTCGCGTCCACGGGGCCGCACTCGGCGGCGGGATGGGCCTGTGTGCCGTCGCCGATCTCGTCATCGCCGAGAGCGGCACGCGCTTCGGGTTCACCGAAACGCGGCTCGGCATGCTCCCGGCGGTCATCGCTCCGTTCGTCATCGCGAAGATCGGCGAGAGCCATGCCCGGGCGCTCTTCCCGTCCGGTCGCCGGTTCGACGCCGTCCGGGCGATGCGCGTTGGGCTCGTCCACGAGATCGTGGAGGGGGAGGCTGCCCTCGACGCGTCGGTCGAGGCGGCGGTCGCCGACATCCTCGCCGCCGGGCCCACCGCGGCGCGCGCCGCGAAATCGATCGTCCGCGAGGTCCGCGGGTTGCCGCACGGATCGTCGAAATGGCACACCGCCCGGATCATCGCGAAGCAGCGCCAGACCGAGGAGGCGGCGGAGGGCTTCCGCGCGTTCGCGGAGAAGCGTCGCCCGGCCTGGGCACCGGAGGACTGA
- the pdxS gene encoding pyridoxal 5'-phosphate synthase lyase subunit PdxS: MTVETSTWATKTGLAQMLKGGVIMDVVTPDQAKIAEEAGAVAVMALERVPADIRAAGGVARMSDPTMIEAIMAAVSIPVMAKARIGHFVEAQILEALGVDYIDESEVLTPADESNHIDKHAFKVPFVCGARDLGEALRRISEGAAMMRTKGEAGTGNIVEAVRHIRTVNADIRRLQNLREDELFVAAKELQAPLEVVRQVARDGKLPVVNFVAGGIATPADAALAMQLGAEGVFVGSGIFKSEDPARMANAIVHATTNFDDPKILAEVSKGLGAPMRGISLETIPEQERLAVRGW, encoded by the coding sequence ATGACCGTCGAAACGTCCACCTGGGCCACGAAGACGGGCCTCGCCCAGATGCTCAAGGGCGGCGTCATCATGGACGTCGTCACGCCCGACCAGGCGAAGATCGCGGAAGAGGCAGGCGCCGTCGCCGTCATGGCGCTCGAGCGCGTGCCAGCGGACATCCGCGCCGCCGGCGGTGTCGCCCGGATGAGCGACCCGACGATGATCGAGGCGATCATGGCCGCGGTGTCCATCCCGGTCATGGCCAAGGCACGGATCGGACACTTCGTCGAGGCCCAGATCCTCGAGGCGCTCGGCGTCGACTACATCGACGAGTCGGAGGTCCTCACCCCCGCCGACGAGAGCAACCACATCGACAAGCACGCCTTCAAGGTCCCGTTCGTCTGCGGGGCGCGCGACCTCGGCGAGGCGCTCCGCCGGATCAGCGAGGGCGCGGCGATGATGCGGACCAAGGGCGAGGCCGGGACCGGCAACATCGTCGAGGCGGTCCGCCACATCCGGACCGTGAACGCCGACATCCGGCGGCTCCAGAACCTGCGGGAAGACGAGCTGTTCGTCGCCGCGAAGGAGCTCCAGGCGCCGCTCGAGGTCGTCCGACAGGTCGCCCGCGACGGCAAGCTCCCCGTCGTGAACTTCGTCGCCGGGGGGATCGCCACCCCGGCCGACGCGGCGCTCGCCATGCAGCTCGGGGCGGAGGGCGTGTTCGTCGGCTCGGGCATCTTCAAGAGCGAGGATCCGGCCCGCATGGCGAACGCGATCGTCCACGCGACGACGAACTTCGACGATCCGAAGATCCTCGCCGAGGTGAGCAAGGGCCTCGGGGCCCCGATGCGGGGCATCTCGCTCGAGACGATCCCGGAGCAGGAGCGGCTCGCCGTCCGCGGCTGGTAG